One Brassica napus cultivar Da-Ae chromosome C3 unlocalized genomic scaffold, Da-Ae chrC03_Random_16, whole genome shotgun sequence genomic region harbors:
- the LOC106386658 gene encoding actin-depolymerizing factor 5, whose amino-acid sequence MAMAFKMATTGMRVTEECTSSFLEMKWKKVHRYIVFKIDENSRKVTVDKVGGAGENYQDLTASLPVDDCRYAVFDFDFVTVDNCRKSKIFFIYWSPEASRIRAKILYATSKAGLRRVLEGIHYELQATDPTEMGFDIIQDRAK is encoded by the exons ATGGCGATGGCTTTCAAGATG GCGACGACGGGGATGCGAGTGACGGAAGAGTGCACGAGCTCATTCTTGGAGATGAAATGGAAGAAAGTGCACAGATACATCGTGTTCAAGATCGATGAGAATTCCCGTAAAGTCACCGTCGACAAAGTCGGCGGCGCCGGAGAAAACTATCAAGATCTCACCGCTTCCTTACCCGTGGACGACTGTCGCTATGCCGTATTTGATTTCGACTTTGTCACGGTCGATAACTGCCGCAAGAGCAAGATCTTCTTTATCTACTG GTCGCCGGAGGCATCAAGAATAAGGGCAAAGATCTTATACGCAACGTCGAAGGCTGGGCTAAGGAGGGTTTTGGAAGGGATTCACTATGAGCTTCAAGCTACCGATCCGACTGAGATGGGATTCGATATTATCCAAGACCGTGCCAAATAA